From a region of the Nonlabens sp. Hel1_33_55 genome:
- a CDS encoding DNA-binding protein, with protein MDLKPGDKVNLTVQHESPLGFNVLIEGEFEGLVYHEDVYIELEEGMEGIGFIKNIREDGKIDVSLRPQGFLNVIDTDSETILEALRESEHDYILVTDKSSPDSIRSHMNMSKKSFKKAVGNLYKQKLIAIKEDRIELVERSS; from the coding sequence ATGGACTTAAAACCAGGAGATAAAGTCAATCTAACCGTACAACACGAGTCACCGCTAGGTTTCAATGTTTTAATTGAAGGCGAGTTTGAAGGTTTGGTGTATCATGAGGATGTCTACATTGAATTGGAAGAAGGCATGGAAGGCATCGGTTTTATTAAGAACATCCGCGAGGATGGAAAAATTGATGTATCCCTACGTCCGCAAGGCTTTCTTAATGTCATCGACACAGATTCTGAAACCATTCTTGAAGCTCTTCGAGAAAGTGAGCATGATTATATTTTAGTTACTGACAAGAGTTCGCCAGACTCTATTCGTTCCCACATGAATATGAGCAAAAAGTCCTTCAAAAAAGCTGTAGGTAATCTCTATAAGCAAAAGTTAATTGCCATTAAAGAAGATCGTATAGAGCTCGTAGAAAGATCCTCGTAA